A window of Mucilaginibacter sp. PAMC 26640 contains these coding sequences:
- a CDS encoding mechanosensitive ion channel protein MscL: MGFVKEFKEFAVKGNVLDLAVAVVIGAAFGKIVSSLVEDIITPAILTPALKAAHLSNLSQLVIPGTAIKYGNFLSQIISFIIVALSLFSIITAVNKFKKAEAIAPTIVPAPTKQELLLTEIRDILSEKK, encoded by the coding sequence ATGGGATTTGTAAAGGAATTTAAAGAATTTGCCGTAAAAGGTAATGTATTGGACTTGGCTGTAGCAGTGGTAATAGGTGCTGCGTTTGGAAAAATTGTGAGTTCGCTTGTGGAAGATATTATTACACCTGCTATTTTAACACCCGCTTTAAAAGCAGCTCATTTATCTAATCTGAGCCAGTTAGTTATACCCGGCACCGCTATTAAATATGGTAATTTTCTATCACAAATCATTTCTTTCATCATTGTTGCCTTGTCACTGTTTTCAATTATCACAGCGGTAAACAAATTTAAAAAGGCAGAGGCTATTGCGCCAACTATTGTACCTGCGCCAACAAAACAAGAACTATTGCTGACAGAGATCCGCGATATTTTGTCAGAAAAAAAATAG
- a CDS encoding RNA polymerase sigma-54 factor — MLKQNLQQKLLQKLSPQQIQFIKLLQVPTVSLDTRIKEELEENPALEDISLTNINEPEEQYPDRDPDEDTYNGDEEKGEMDEFNIDDYLQEDNVNDYGSRYDQNGDDEDERKEIPIAVQSSFFESLQAQLDLLPLSDKDFKIGQQIIGSLDDDGYLRRPIMNITDDLAFSQNVMAEDEEVEDMLKVIQSFDPAGVGARSLQECLLIQLRKKDPADPIIKKAIMVVEDYLDEFTRKHYDKLERSLNMNSLELRGVVNEILKLNPKPGDSNEVSTKQMQVIPDFHITNNDGMLILTLNSKNAPELKVSRSYQEMFQHYDKAAQKDKKLKEAVQFVKQKLDSAKWFIDAIKQRQQTLLKTMNAIMQYQYDFFLTGDDKNLKPMILKDIADRIGMDISTVSRVANSKYVQTEHGTFLLKSFFSEAIQTESGEEVSNKEVKKILEEHIGQEDKRHPLADEKLTDILKDAGYNIARRTVAKYREQMNIPVARLRKEL; from the coding sequence ATGCTTAAACAGAACCTTCAACAAAAACTCTTACAAAAACTTTCTCCCCAGCAAATACAGTTTATAAAACTTTTGCAGGTGCCTACGGTATCGCTTGATACCCGGATAAAAGAAGAACTGGAAGAAAATCCGGCCCTTGAAGACATCAGCTTAACCAATATAAACGAACCTGAAGAACAATATCCGGACCGCGACCCTGACGAAGACACCTACAACGGTGATGAAGAAAAGGGAGAAATGGATGAGTTCAATATAGATGATTACCTGCAGGAAGATAACGTGAACGATTATGGATCGCGCTATGACCAAAATGGTGATGATGAAGATGAACGCAAAGAAATCCCTATCGCTGTGCAAAGCTCATTCTTCGAAAGCTTGCAGGCCCAACTGGATCTGTTGCCGCTTTCTGACAAAGACTTTAAAATTGGCCAGCAAATTATAGGCAGCCTGGATGACGACGGTTACCTGCGCAGGCCTATTATGAACATCACCGACGACCTTGCTTTTTCGCAAAACGTAATGGCCGAGGATGAAGAAGTAGAGGATATGCTTAAAGTTATCCAAAGCTTTGACCCTGCCGGCGTTGGTGCCCGAAGCCTGCAGGAATGCCTTCTAATACAACTCCGAAAGAAAGACCCCGCCGATCCTATTATCAAAAAAGCGATAATGGTGGTTGAGGATTACCTGGATGAGTTTACCCGCAAGCATTATGATAAGCTGGAGCGTTCGCTCAACATGAACTCTTTGGAGCTGCGTGGAGTAGTAAACGAAATATTGAAGCTAAACCCAAAACCAGGCGATAGCAATGAGGTGAGCACCAAACAAATGCAGGTAATACCGGATTTTCATATCACCAATAACGATGGTATGCTGATCCTAACCCTAAACTCCAAAAATGCGCCGGAACTCAAAGTGAGCCGGTCCTATCAGGAAATGTTTCAGCACTATGATAAGGCTGCACAAAAAGATAAAAAGTTAAAAGAGGCCGTACAGTTTGTAAAACAAAAGCTCGATTCGGCAAAGTGGTTTATCGATGCTATCAAACAGCGCCAGCAAACCCTGCTGAAAACGATGAATGCTATTATGCAGTATCAGTACGATTTCTTTTTAACAGGCGATGATAAAAATCTGAAACCTATGATCCTGAAAGATATTGCTGACCGTATCGGCATGGATATCTCCACCGTATCGCGCGTGGCCAACTCTAAATATGTGCAAACGGAGCATGGTACGTTTTTACTAAAATCATTCTTTAGCGAAGCTATTCAAACGGAAAGTGGCGAAGAGGTATCAAATAAAGAAGTTAAAAAGATTTTAGAAGAGCATATTGGCCAGGAAGATAAACGCCATCCGCTGGCTGACGAAAAATTAACCGACATATTAAAAGATGCAGGTTATAATATAGCCCGGCGAACTGTAGCTAAATACCGCGAACAAATGAATATACCGGTAGCCCGGTTGAGGAAAGAGTTGTAG